The Glycine soja cultivar W05 chromosome 19, ASM419377v2, whole genome shotgun sequence genomic sequence TGTGAGTTCTACCCATGGGGAGACCTAACTTAAAAATCCATTCTAACACATCTTTACCATCAAATCGTGGAAACTCAAGCTTAAAATTCCTTATCTGGAACGGAGGTTGGGGGTTGTCATTGTGTGAGTTCTACCCATGGGGAGACCTAACAGAAAAATGGGTGGTTGACAACAGTTTCTCAATCGCAGCTTCAATTCTATCAATCCTGGAGCCATGATTCCCCACCATCTGCTCAATGTGAAGGTCCACAGACCGCAACAGTTTTGCCTATTTCCATGACTTTCATTTTTTCTAGGATTCGGTCAACCTTTGTTTGCAATTCCTTGAGTTTGGTGATGTCTACCATGGTGTGATGAAAGCACCAATTGTAAGGAATAAAGAAGGATCAcgatagaaaaagagaaaattgtattattttattgatttcagGGACAATCGAGGACCAGTACTAGAAGGAATAGTACAATATGTCACCCAATGATAAACAGACAAAGAgaatagaaagagaaaatacaatCAGAATTGGAATgagataaaagataataaaatgcaCTACAAAATTCCCCCCTTCATGCTCTACCTCTCTCTCCCTTTATAGATTCTTTTCACACATAATCCTTTAACCATGAGTTGGTTATTTTGGGCCTGCTTCTTCTCCTCAAGCCCTAAATTTGCGCATTCTCCATCGAGTCTTTGACCAGTTAGCTATTTTGCCCGTTGTCCTCATGTGAGTCGTTGTTTCCTTTTGTCTTATTGTCCATGTCACCATTTCCATACCTTACAAGAGACAACATTTTGAAGGACATTTGCCACAACAATTCCAAAAATATTTGCCACCATGATGATGACAATGCGAATAAAGCTAAAAAAGTTTgaggaaaaatatattgatgtttAAATTATggcatcttttttattttaaagctaTTTTCTAATGAACACACGTGATAAACAACAAAAGCAATCAACCAGAAACTTTGAATTTACCAGAAAACCAGCAACGTAAAGAAACAAATACAACACAATCACAATGACGttgaatttaaaaaagtaataacaAAAGTTCTCATCACTACATCCCCCATGAATCTAAAacttgagaattttttttaatacgcaGGAAtcgagaaaatttaaaataatcatacatCATTTTCAACCAACTAAATCAGATCCCTTGAGATCTAAATCTTGAGAATAAAGTGAATTTCAACTTGCCCTTCTGTAAAATCTGAAAGCTACAGCAACAGCTGCCAAAGCTCCAAGTATACCACCAGCCGTAAGAATGTCACGCTTCTTTAATACAGGCAAACACCAACTTATATTATTGCTCCCTTGCTTTTTATATGCTTCTGCGgttttatcatcaaaacttgcaGTCCTGCAGCAAGAAACCCCATTAACACCCTGACAGCATCCTGTAACATTTTCATTGTTGCTTAGATTGGCCTTGTTATTATAAACTCCGTTAGCAAGTTTATGGTCATCTGCTACCTTGATTTCGGCACCGGGTGGCCCCATTTGACCCCTGAAACAATTTCGCATTGATCAAATTTAACCATCAAGTGCTTAAGATgaaacaatttcacacaatcaaATTTAATCATACTCCATTATAAGGGAAGTGCTTGAAATGATATGAAGTACATGAACAACCAAATAATGCCGTTTTCCTTTGATTATTCTACGTAGTGAAGTTAGATGCAAAGGCGCATACGATTCCATCAGACTGAACCATAACAAAGGAAACAAACCATATGGTTGCATTCTGATAGACGAATGAGAGTTAGGCGCGTGGCAAATAAAGACTGCATTAATTAGCTGCAAATTTATCCACAAAATTTGTGTTCAATTCGCACGGAACAAACAAAATGTAGATTCGGTTTTATTAATAGGACACATACTATGATAGTATGGTACATCAAATCACTGGAAACAGGATGACATTGTCTCCAAATAGCCAGACACTCCTTAAAATCAGACATGTGAACAAATTAACATTGATAATCTTGATAAGTCCCTGCTCCCATATAGTCTAATAACCAACAGAAGAGTACTTTAAGaatcttaaaaaacataatatattatataaaaaaaaatctttacaaaCCATATGTCATTCATTCAAATTAGAACTTCATTAAAGTATagaaaatgcaaaataaaacaaaaactaccAACCTCCAAAGTTTTTTTATGACCTCTCCCTTGGCAATTTGTCGGTCCAACAAGGCTGCCACGTCATCCGGAGTAACATAGCCATACCTGTAGTTAATTGATCATTAAGCGCTACAATTAAACCAGCAATATCAAAAGCATccatttgtttgtaatttttcataaacacatttgtaatttcaaatatacttaaaaatttataaaagaatatgtaactatttcaaaataaaaaatatctcatgaaaatatctaaaaaaaataaatgataaaaataattaatgtgtcACACAACTACTATTGGTACTTCTTTGTTAAAGGTTTATACAAAAGCCCCGGATTCCTTCAAAATTGGAAAATGTTATTATCTTCCATTCcatatttattgataattaaagttaattttcacaaattgaGATACATTTAATGGATGGATGTAAAGTGTTgatatttaactaaaaatattcttatttaatatctCATTACTTATTATACTCCCCCATTCCAACAAAGAATATTACTCTATCTGTCTGTCCttaattataaaacttttttaactcatttactcccttaaaaaaaataattatcacattaaatttatcaattatttatactatAATTCCAAAATGACTCATTTGTTCTCTCTCTTTCCACTTACTTATTTCTGAGaagaaataattaagtaagagtatataagaaaaaaataattaatacatctaaaaattaaaaaagatcttataaaaagagataaattttttttataaaaaatggtcttataattaaaaataaaataagtaatagtaataatattaatttaataaaattattaatctctttcatgtatttattaatattttttttctatctaaaAAACATTTGATGACTATTATAAGGACGGACGGATGGAGTAAATGACAATTGTAGCAATCCTTAAATAGAAGTATAGGTGGGAAAAATGATGAGATACTTTagatttacaaaattttaaaaaataaaaataaacattaatagATGTGAAAGGGATGTAAATATGTAATAATAACATAGTAGTACAGTAGAGATGTGAGAACTAACCAATGACCCATGATTTTTCCATCTGATCCTGGAGAGAATATGATTACATTCCCAGCATACTTATGGCCACCGATATGAGAACAGGCCAAAACAGATATCTGATCCTTCAATCCCCTCAGCTGAATTTCCTCATTGAACTTGTCCATCAGAACCGGCCCACAAACACCGCACCGCACATCACGACTTCCATGAGCACATACAAATATATGCGAACCCTTCAACACCCCCTTCCCTTGCTTTCCACCACTCCACTCTTTACCACTCACTATCACATCATTAAAAAACACATCCACGTTTGACTCCTCCACACCCCTTTCaatcaaacaacaacaacattctcaaattcttaaaaaaaaacacattactagtattaaatattaacacgTTTTGGTATCAATCTATAGTCCACAACATGCAAACAATAATTTTAAGCCCAAAATTTTTCACATGCAATTTCTTAAGAGTGTGTTTAGACAaggaattttaaatattttaattgaaaattttttattttcaaaatttgtatttaaataaaaaaaaattaaaattgtgagggtgaaagaaaatgagtgcaaagagaagacAAGATTGGTGTGAttccaaagagaaaaatattaatgcgGCATGGGAAGTCATAGGAGAACCGAGACACGATGGCGTACATCACCATACTCAACCACAGCATTCAGTCAACGGCGCCCAAGACATGACTAGCTTCCTTGGCGGGTGCTGTTCTACGTGTTCCCTATGCCCGCATCCGATCGACGTTTCGCGAGCTCGAtattgtttcttgaagaagatgatCATGGATGTGAGGGAAGAGTCATCTAGAACGAGATTTCGGGAactaaaatttcacatttttaattgtttaaaatttcaaaaatttaaattctttcataaaaagacatccaaataataaattttagattaaaaaaatttaaattctctaataaattactttcctcacGTAAAATCTGTATCCAAACGCAAAGAAATTGGTAAtgttcttttattaaatttaaagtttagtCTTTGATAATCTATTTAATATCTAATGTAAACTTTTAGTGGATATTTACATCAACCGGAATTACCTTAAATATTAGTTGATgtgattttaacttttatagcTTTACGATgaggaattaattttaaattcaaaattaattttgaataaataacttttatattaagttttacTATTATCTtgcataaataatattattttaaaattaatttcattcaaaatcgTTTATTCATCttcaatgtaaaattttataagatgAATTATGAAATccaattttaagtataaaaaatacgAAATCATGTCTAAGTTTTGTTATAGTTTTAATTTCCTTCACCAGAAATATTTTAAGAGATTTGATTTGGTAATCTCCTTATCCAAACGATCCTTATGATACTCTTTAAGAAATCAAAATCTAATAATTGTTTTTCagttttaaattgaaaacactGATTAACAGACAGGTTAAAGAGAAACACAACAAATCACCAacgcaaaagaagaaaatcaaactTAAACTTTAGCATACCTGTATTTGATCATGTCGGGGAAAATCAACGCATCACCGTCGGAGAAACCTGCCTCCTCACGCGCCTCGCACACCGTGATTTTCGTCTGCTGCACGCCAcaaacaaattcaaattaatcgaaatcacaatcaaattaaaaaacagtAGAGAAAGCAAATTAACGAACGAACCTTGACGGCGATGTCGTTTTTGCGAGCTCTCCAGACGGTGGCGACGCGCTTGGGAAGAGGATCGGCGTCGGAGGCCTCGAGGCGAGGCGGCCAGGCGAGGTGGTTCTTGTAGCAGAGGAACACGTGGCGGTCGTAGGCGTCCAAGGTGCCGGCGAGGTTTTCCTTGTACATCTCCGGCCGAGAAAAGCCGTGCTTGGCGTCGTCGAATGCGGCGGAAGCAGCCATGAGAGAAAAGCAACGACGGTTGTTACGAGAGAGAATGGGAGTGATTATTGTATGAGATAACAACGGCATGCTCTCTCTCTTAATTAAGAAAAGACATACGTAATGAAGAAAACGACtccaagcgtaccttcttgatCAACAACACGCTTCACTTCCAAAAAGTCAATTCAACTCTTTCATTTCACGTTTCTCAACCATCTATCAACTTAATCTCCCATCTTGCTTTATATATCATCACctaatttttttctcctttcaactttacttttaaaaaattacacaagttttatcTTAATTATCCCAATAACGTGAAATGTTGAAATTTTGTAAAACATAAATTGTATAATGAAGTAAgaacttaaaacttaaaaaaaccaTTCAAACTACTATTTAGTGGAATATAGGTGTATTAAGtggtttttttaaaaccattttATTGATACAGAGTTGTCTCTGCAAGGAactgtttgattatttttagtaaaattttcttttttgcaatcACATTTTTCCatttataatactaaaaaaacttatatttcaCGTAAGAAAATTGGATCTAATATAACTTGGATTAATCTAGTctagataaatataaaagaatttctacaaattagtttatatacaagttaattaaaaactaataataataaagtacaTAGAGAAAAGTTTATGTATTGTtcaatataaaaagttttatattgttattaagttattattcattataagtttattaatttttataataattattttaaaaatgaaatggtgatttataattaaataacggATAACACTAaactctaaaatataattatataattaaaaattgttttatacgAACGTATtaccattaagtttttttatgaagaaaaaaatgaattttttttgttaatggcGCGCGTGGCGGTGATGGAATCGGAAATATAGCCGCGAGAAGGGCAGTTACGAAACTTATCACAGGTAAGAATTTTGGCTGAACTGGTCGGTCAACGTTAAACTtgagattttttaatatataaaactgTGAAATTTTGTGAATTCTTTTATAGAAAATTTTGtgaattcttttttaaatcatttagcagcatagaaaattttgtgaattcttttttaaatcatttagcAGCGACGAATATaaattttacaacaaaaaatacaaagtttAATTTGAACGTATAATTAGGGCGTTGACCGCTTCGTTCAAAtgtt encodes the following:
- the LOC114400628 gene encoding uncharacterized protein LOC114400628 isoform X1 → MPLLSHTIITPILSRNNRRCFSLMAASAAFDDAKHGFSRPEMYKENLAGTLDAYDRHVFLCYKNHLAWPPRLEASDADPLPKRVATVWRARKNDIAVKQTKITVCEAREEAGFSDGDALIFPDMIKYRGVEESNVDVFFNDVIVSGKEWSGGKQGKGVLKGSHIFVCAHGSRDVRCGVCGPVLMDKFNEEIQLRGLKDQISVLACSHIGGHKYAGNVIIFSPGSDGKIMGHWYGYVTPDDVAALLDRQIAKGEVIKKLWRGQMGPPGAEIKVADDHKLANGVYNNKANLSNNENVTGCCQGVNGVSCCRTASFDDKTAEAYKKQGSNNISWCLPVLKKRDILTAGGILGALAAVAVAFRFYRRAS
- the LOC114400628 gene encoding altered inheritance of mitochondria protein 32-like isoform X2, producing the protein MPLLSHTIITPILSRNNRRCFSLMAASAAFDDAKHGFSRPEMYKENLAGTLDAYDRHVFLCYKNHLAWPPRLEASDADPLPKRVATVWRARKNDIAVKTKITVCEAREEAGFSDGDALIFPDMIKYRGVEESNVDVFFNDVIVSGKEWSGGKQGKGVLKGSHIFVCAHGSRDVRCGVCGPVLMDKFNEEIQLRGLKDQISVLACSHIGGHKYAGNVIIFSPGSDGKIMGHWYGYVTPDDVAALLDRQIAKGEVIKKLWRGQMGPPGAEIKVADDHKLANGVYNNKANLSNNENVTGCCQGVNGVSCCRTASFDDKTAEAYKKQGSNNISWCLPVLKKRDILTAGGILGALAAVAVAFRFYRRAS